TTCATATCTGCTAAATTTTGAGCTCTATTGTAAGCTTCTCTTACTTTATCCTTGTCTTTGTGTGCAAGGCATCGTTCTATGATGTCAGCATGGCAGCCATGCTCATTTCTTTTTTCGTTGGCCATAGTTGAAAACATCGCACGAAAGCCATGAGAAACGATCTCGTCTTTGCTGTAGCCCATGCGTCTTAGTGCCGCATTTAACGTATTTTCACTCATTGGACGGCTTTTGGATAGTGTGCTGGGGAAAAGATACCCTTCAGTGCTTCCGCAAATTTTGGTATAGTCTTTCAACAAATTTACGACTTGATCAGCTAGTGGTAGTCTAAATGCCTCTTTCATTTTCATTTTATCTGCTTTTACCGTCCAAATTTTAGCGGATAGATCAAACTCATCCCACTTGGCAGCTCTGACATTAAATGGGCGCATGGCGGTATAGATCGCAAGCTTTAATGCGACTTTTGTTTTTATGTCGCCATTATATCCATCTACTGACGCGAGTAATGTGCGTATCTCGTTTTCATCTGTGATAGTAGGGAAATTTTTAGGTTTTGCGGTTTTAAAGGCGTATTTGAAATTTATATCGGCCACGACATTGTGAGCGATTATCTCATAGGTGACGGCATATCTAAAAATTTGATTTAGCAAGATAAAT
The Campylobacter concisus genome window above contains:
- a CDS encoding tyrosine-type recombinase/integrase, which produces MPKINPPLTDTAIRALKPKDKVYKKSDGQNLFIFIEPSGRKFFALEYKSPLTLKTRRMALGNYPDLSLSAAREKRRELAAQILDGIDPLVSKKSSKTTLNDIAAKWLDIKSANITPNYLKKQNLIFNKHIAPYLGDRPLDNIKAVEIIDILKIIEKAGNLETIKRVFILLNQIFRYAVTYEIIAHNVVADINFKYAFKTAKPKNFPTITDENEIRTLLASVDGYNGDIKTKVALKLAIYTAMRPFNVRAAKWDEFDLSAKIWTVKADKMKMKEAFRLPLADQVVNLLKDYTKICGSTEGYLFPSTLSKSRPMSENTLNAALRRMGYSKDEIVSHGFRAMFSTMANEKRNEHGCHADIIERCLAHKDKDKVREAYNRAQNLADMKTLMQWWADYLDKLVK